A single window of Aspergillus oryzae RIB40 DNA, chromosome 8 DNA harbors:
- a CDS encoding pyridoxal phosphate-dependent aminotransferase (1-aminocyclopropane-1-carboxylate synthase, and related proteins), whose amino-acid sequence MQDVILDYIRTRAASGLDRTSLTYHEGPFGSRRLREAMAKLITTYFYPASPITSDNILFTSSVTSLNAVCALCLTDPNDGILLDLSVPSGCQLIYTSFQGDDPSGPSAVIQYEEAFLKARDDDGVSVRALLICNPHNPLGRCYPRETLEALLQFCQKYQIHIISDEVYALSVYEENTSTDGFISLLSIEPANNGVNPALIHVLYGMSKDFAAAGLRLGCLISQNQNFLQAALSISNYLTSARQCG is encoded by the exons ATGCAAGACGTGATACTGGATTATATTCGCACAAGAGCAGCATCAGGACTTGACCGTACAAGTCTTACATACCATGAAGGCCCCTTCGGCTCCAGACGTCTCCGAGAAGCCATGGCTAAGCTGATTACCACCTACTTTTACCCTGCTTCACCGATCACATCTGACAATATCCTTTTCACGAGCAGCGTAACGAGCCTAAACGCAGTCTGTGCCCTCTGTCTGACCGATCCCAACGATGGGATATTGCTCG ACCTCTCCGTTCCCTCCGGCTGCCAACTTATCTACACTTCCTTCCAAGGGGACGATCCATCCGGTCCAAGTGCTGTGATTCAGTATGAAGAGGCCTTTTTAAAAGCacgagatgatgatggggtGTCAGTCCGGGCTCTCCTAATTTGCAACCCTCATAACCCGCTTGGTCGATGCTACCCGCGGGAGACTCTAGAGGCGCTCCTGCAGTTCTGTCAAAAGTATCAGATCCACATTATCAGCGATGAGGTGTACGCATTGTCGGTTTACGAAGAGAATACCTCCACAGATGGCtttatttctcttctatcaatCGAACCGGCCAACAACGGGGTAAATCCTGCCCTGATTCATGTGCTATACGGGATGTCGAAGGATTTCGCCGCGGCGGGTTTACGACTGGGATGTTTGATCAGCCAGAACCAGAACTTCTTGCAGGCGGCATTATCCATAAG CAACTATCTTACCTCGGCGCGGCAATGCGGATAA